One window of the Candidatus Zixiibacteriota bacterium genome contains the following:
- a CDS encoding putative Anti-sigma factor antagonist (Evidence 3 : Putative function from multiple computational evidences), translating to MDNIKISVSESGRDDSISIIRVDGVIDTLTATHLEEVLDRILKRERFKIVLDLAGVDYISSAGWGIFISRIREVRENRGDIKLANMVPNVHEIYELLEFDNVLTAFENLNSAKEAFSGAQTDGVKKKDPTVAVRTIVEELPALTGSPIALGAGNQVSPAVEAERTEAEGIVLRAIREDPFYTIAELRLVLEETAPDLRVGWWGIFQILKRNRLVSRRARFRFARQAWKRS from the coding sequence ATGGATAATATAAAAATATCCGTTTCCGAAAGCGGCCGCGACGACAGCATCTCGATTATCCGTGTGGACGGTGTAATAGATACTTTGACGGCCACCCATTTGGAGGAAGTGCTGGACCGAATCCTCAAGCGGGAAAGATTCAAGATAGTTCTGGACCTGGCCGGCGTCGATTATATTTCATCGGCCGGGTGGGGCATATTTATTTCGCGCATACGGGAAGTCAGAGAAAACAGGGGCGATATCAAACTTGCCAACATGGTCCCCAACGTTCATGAAATATATGAACTGCTTGAATTTGATAATGTCCTCACGGCCTTTGAAAATCTAAATTCGGCCAAAGAAGCTTTTTCCGGAGCCCAGACGGACGGCGTAAAAAAAAAAGACCCCACGGTAGCGGTCCGCACAATAGTTGAGGAATTACCCGCCTTGACCGGGTCCCCAATCGCGTTGGGGGCCGGTAATCAAGTCTCTCCGGCGGTTGAAGCGGAGCGGACGGAGGCAGAAGGCATAGTTTTGCGGGCGATCCGTGAGGACCCGTTCTATACGATCGCCGAACTCCGTCTCGTCCTTGAGGAAACGGCGCCCGATCTTCGCGTTGGCTGGTGGGGGATATTCCAGATTCTCAAGAGGAATCGCCTGGTATCCCGGCGCGCCCGTTTTCGCTTTGCCCGGCAGGCTTGGAAACGCTCCTGA
- a CDS encoding putative Diguanylate cyclase (Evidence 3 : Putative function from multiple computational evidences; Product type e : enzyme) — protein MAEKVLITILAALVALLSGLILARRKREKGKILVSEEAVNDLVAGIVNNIKAGKIQDIAGRVSMTLKKYLGCDKIVFLKQSRGQLELNYYYGIQKFNRDDFKLKFGQNLSGRLNSTFSISSIEELKPAVPDNYLSRLVTHDLKYFFPVYLRNNLYGVYFIKTALQPDNPVLRFLATALAFNLSAAYHIGSQEQQIRKYEDRLKILNNSKNKEGNHPDSLLGHEMSRLLKIKDSRQLIPELLTALRKECGFSKMAFIAPSNRADQTVILINWNVAENSTRLIKDSYSLLDKKIEQENICDLGDSEKLGEPLSEKMNQLKELDLRYMTALSWPGSRKAFLAWNGGKVPXDVMNRLQQFKAEALPLIENVNRYERIEELSYTDGLTGAYNYRYFQRQIREEFGRAKRYNRNLALLIFDIDDLKMINDKLGHQVGDELLRSFGKILSESVRANDVASRYGGDEFCLIMPETDRTKVRQFMDRIRDQISRSPLPLESGEKQPYSVSIGGAVYPEDAESVDSLINAADMALLKAKGEGRNCSRLYMPEYSHRE, from the coding sequence ATGGCTGAAAAAGTCTTAATAACTATCCTCGCCGCCCTCGTTGCCCTTCTTTCGGGGCTGATATTGGCTCGCCGTAAAAGGGAAAAAGGAAAGATTCTGGTCAGTGAGGAAGCGGTCAACGATCTGGTAGCCGGAATTGTTAACAATATCAAAGCCGGGAAAATTCAGGATATCGCCGGCAGGGTTTCAATGACGCTCAAGAAATATCTCGGGTGCGACAAAATTGTCTTTCTCAAACAATCCCGGGGTCAGTTGGAATTGAATTATTATTATGGCATACAAAAATTTAACCGCGATGATTTTAAACTGAAATTTGGTCAAAATCTTTCCGGGCGGCTCAACTCCACATTTTCCATATCGTCGATTGAGGAATTAAAGCCGGCGGTCCCGGACAATTATCTGAGCCGATTGGTAACTCACGACTTGAAGTATTTTTTCCCGGTCTATCTCCGCAATAATCTTTATGGTGTTTATTTTATAAAAACCGCTCTTCAGCCCGACAACCCGGTTCTTCGTTTTCTCGCCACGGCTTTGGCTTTTAATCTGTCGGCGGCCTATCATATCGGTTCTCAAGAGCAGCAAATCAGGAAGTATGAGGATCGCCTCAAAATTTTGAACAATTCCAAAAACAAAGAGGGCAATCATCCCGATTCGCTTCTGGGACACGAAATGAGTCGTCTCCTGAAAATAAAGGACAGCCGGCAGTTAATTCCGGAACTATTGACCGCCCTGCGGAAGGAATGCGGTTTCTCAAAAATGGCTTTTATTGCGCCGTCGAATCGCGCCGATCAAACGGTGATCCTGATAAATTGGAATGTCGCCGAAAATTCAACCCGTCTCATTAAGGACAGTTATAGCCTGCTCGATAAGAAAATCGAGCAGGAAAATATCTGCGATCTGGGCGATTCCGAGAAACTCGGAGAGCCGTTGAGCGAAAAAATGAACCAGTTGAAGGAACTCGACCTGAGATATATGACCGCTCTCTCCTGGCCGGGGAGCCGCAAAGCCTTTCTGGCCTGGAACGGAGGCAAAGTCCCCAANGATGTCATGAATCGCCTTCAGCAATTCAAGGCCGAGGCCCTGCCGCTTATTGAAAATGTCAATAGGTATGAACGAATTGAGGAACTATCCTACACCGACGGTTTGACCGGAGCCTACAATTATCGCTATTTCCAGAGACAAATCAGAGAGGAATTCGGCCGGGCCAAACGGTACAATCGCAATCTGGCTCTTTTGATTTTCGATATCGACGACCTTAAAATGATTAACGATAAACTGGGCCATCAGGTCGGAGACGAATTATTGCGTTCGTTCGGAAAAATATTGTCCGAATCGGTCCGGGCCAATGATGTGGCGTCGCGCTACGGCGGTGATGAGTTCTGCCTGATAATGCCGGAAACCGATCGCACCAAGGTCCGCCAGTTTATGGATAGGATTCGGGACCAAATTTCCCGGAGTCCTCTGCCTCTCGAGAGCGGGGAGAAGCAGCCGTATTCGGTCTCAATCGGAGGGGCGGTTTATCCGGAAGATGCCGAGAGTGTCGACTCGCTCATAAATGCGGCCGATATGGCCCTATTGAAGGCCAAAGGGGAAGGACGGAACTGCTCGCGGCTTTATATGCCGGAATACAGTCACAGGGAATAA
- a CDS encoding exported hypothetical protein (Evidence 5 : Unknown function), translating to MSKSRKQGWLAPLGLVLLIITAVPAVKAQSDSYLIGSGDVLEIRFWQDHSLDATVRVRQDGKISLDVAGEIDAAGMTTADLEKKIVRQISRYNSAISQAVVRVTEYNNLKVFLSGQIRNPGKYTFEKIPDLWTIINEAGGATEYGDLSRVLIISGSGEKGKVDVVNVSALVTSGKMNELPEIHSGETIEIPRSPAGLPGTAISDQVSQKNLFYAVGEITRPGAVTLEKNTDLLDAIALAGGPTEYANLKNVTVISKDGYRTQIMKVNMKKYQENGRPGRYFIRPEDTIVLSRRSRGFLGIDSFAGWVGVLGAVGSVVLIVDRLGVFGPGHGG from the coding sequence ATGAGTAAATCAAGAAAGCAGGGATGGCTCGCCCCCCTGGGGCTCGTTTTATTGATTATAACCGCGGTGCCGGCCGTAAAGGCCCAATCCGATTCTTATCTTATCGGTTCGGGCGATGTCCTGGAAATCCGTTTCTGGCAGGATCACTCCCTCGACGCTACGGTGCGCGTCCGCCAGGACGGTAAAATTTCGCTCGATGTGGCTGGCGAGATTGACGCCGCCGGAATGACCACCGCCGATCTGGAAAAGAAAATAGTTCGCCAGATTTCCCGGTACAACAGCGCCATTTCACAGGCCGTGGTCCGGGTGACGGAATACAATAATCTGAAAGTATTCCTTTCCGGGCAGATACGAAATCCCGGGAAATATACATTCGAGAAAATACCGGACCTCTGGACCATAATCAACGAAGCCGGCGGTGCGACCGAGTACGGTGATCTGTCCCGGGTGCTTATTATCAGCGGGAGCGGTGAAAAAGGCAAGGTTGATGTTGTCAATGTCTCGGCGCTGGTGACTTCGGGCAAAATGAATGAACTTCCCGAAATTCATTCCGGGGAAACTATAGAAATTCCGCGTTCCCCGGCCGGTTTGCCGGGAACCGCCATCAGCGATCAGGTTTCCCAGAAAAATCTGTTTTATGCCGTCGGAGAAATAACCCGTCCGGGGGCGGTGACGCTGGAAAAGAACACCGACCTGCTTGATGCTATCGCGCTGGCGGGCGGTCCGACCGAATATGCCAATCTCAAGAATGTAACGGTGATTTCCAAGGACGGCTATCGGACCCAGATAATGAAAGTCAATATGAAAAAATATCAGGAAAATGGCCGTCCGGGCCGCTATTTTATCCGCCCCGAAGATACCATAGTTCTTTCCCGCCGGAGCCGGGGCTTTCTCGGCATAGATTCTTTCGCCGGATGGGTCGGGGTGCTGGGTGCGGTCGGCTCGGTGGTCCTGATTGTCGATAGACTGGGAGTCTTCGGACCGGGTCACGGAGGATGA
- a CDS encoding hypothetical protein (Evidence 5 : Unknown function): MESYRLNSRIVEDGKEYLIQTINDTVQRTVRTSLFADGELLDAIDLPHSDDVSEADLLTLVKTSHDEKKSELEYLLKSYREVLEEGRPEMMFHLGTALFFKRMNPEACQLFQAAVKAKHDYHEAYYYLAQVESALGHNDLAIKAGNKAVELRSNFADYRNALGEAYLAAGSCRRAVMEFEEAIKLNIYYADAYFNLALTYILNAINKEDFNMFPDLNARTGELLKKATLINPNFRTTAYYDEALMALNKGELQRAYSLFKGAREEKKEKLRQERSSHFNRFLMYTNWISRDSIEERIAMLEKEIGKNPGYVDLYYELAVSYMHQSRYAWQRGMDCMRRALEINPNLSKAAKALEYAEEFYLKLNDAVFDITEKSN, encoded by the coding sequence ATGGAATCCTATAGATTGAACAGCCGGATAGTTGAGGACGGTAAAGAATATTTAATTCAAACCATCAATGATACCGTTCAGCGGACGGTGCGCACGTCGCTTTTCGCCGACGGCGAATTGCTTGATGCCATTGATTTGCCGCATTCCGATGATGTCAGCGAAGCCGACCTTCTGACTTTGGTGAAGACTTCTCACGACGAAAAGAAGTCCGAACTGGAGTACCTTCTCAAGAGCTATAGGGAGGTTCTTGAAGAGGGACGTCCGGAAATGATGTTTCATCTGGGCACGGCTCTCTTTTTCAAGCGGATGAATCCCGAAGCATGCCAGTTGTTCCAGGCCGCGGTCAAAGCCAAGCACGATTACCATGAGGCCTATTACTATCTGGCGCAGGTGGAATCGGCTCTCGGTCATAATGATCTGGCCATCAAGGCCGGCAACAAAGCGGTCGAATTGCGCTCCAACTTCGCCGATTATCGCAACGCTCTGGGCGAGGCCTACCTGGCGGCCGGATCCTGCCGCCGGGCCGTAATGGAGTTCGAGGAAGCAATCAAGTTGAATATTTACTACGCCGATGCCTATTTTAATCTCGCCCTCACCTATATCCTCAATGCCATCAATAAAGAGGATTTTAATATGTTTCCGGATCTGAACGCCCGGACCGGGGAATTGCTGAAAAAAGCGACCCTCATAAATCCCAATTTCCGCACCACGGCCTATTATGACGAAGCCTTGATGGCCCTGAACAAGGGGGAACTCCAGCGGGCTTATTCTCTTTTCAAAGGGGCTCGAGAGGAAAAGAAAGAGAAACTTCGCCAGGAGCGCTCCTCCCATTTCAACCGCTTTCTGATGTACACCAACTGGATTTCGCGGGACAGTATCGAAGAACGGATTGCGATGCTGGAAAAAGAAATCGGGAAGAATCCCGGGTATGTCGATCTCTATTACGAACTGGCGGTGTCATATATGCATCAGTCGCGGTACGCGTGGCAGAGGGGAATGGATTGCATGAGAAGGGCGCTGGAAATCAATCCGAACCTGTCGAAAGCCGCCAAAGCCCTTGAATACGCCGAAGAATTTTACCTCAAGTTGAATGATGCGGTTTTTGATATCACGGAAAAAAGCAATTGA
- a CDS encoding putative tyrosine-protein kinase CapB (Evidence 3 : Putative function from multiple computational evidences): MRFLISRKKAIEEDLLDTKNGLNXIXYYDAESPEASEFRRLLHNINGNLSEGGRKSLLVTSAMTSEGKSIISTFIALTSARHKNKKTLLIDFDLRRPRIHRLFNLPREKGVSEILEEGVPVRNLIKPTSLDKLDILTAGKPIPNPSDLINGPAVHKIIEEMKFYYDLIVIDTSPVIPVSDPMLLIEEVDAALLVVKAGVTPKGVVSRACGLLAPNRKKLLGVVINNLESTLPYYYNYNYYGYHYKPSKH, translated from the coding sequence ATGCGGTTTTTGATATCACGGAAAAAAGCAATTGAAGAGGATCTCTTGGATACAAAGAACGGGCTCAATATNATCGANTATTATGACGCCGAATCTCCGGAAGCATCGGAATTCAGGCGCCTGCTTCATAATATAAACGGCAACCTCTCCGAGGGTGGGCGGAAATCGCTTCTGGTGACATCGGCCATGACATCGGAGGGGAAGTCGATAATTTCGACTTTCATCGCCCTGACATCGGCCCGGCACAAAAATAAAAAGACCCTTTTGATCGATTTTGATCTGCGCCGCCCGAGAATTCATCGTCTTTTCAATCTTCCCCGCGAAAAAGGCGTGTCCGAGATACTGGAAGAAGGAGTGCCGGTAAGAAATCTGATCAAACCGACTTCTCTGGATAAATTGGATATCCTGACGGCCGGGAAGCCGATTCCCAATCCGTCCGATCTGATTAACGGGCCCGCCGTGCATAAGATTATCGAGGAAATGAAATTTTATTATGACCTTATCGTGATCGATACTTCGCCGGTAATTCCCGTCTCCGATCCGATGCTCCTAATCGAGGAAGTCGACGCCGCTCTTTTGGTCGTGAAGGCCGGCGTCACTCCTAAAGGCGTGGTGAGCCGGGCCTGTGGCCTTTTGGCTCCGAATCGGAAGAAACTGCTGGGAGTGGTGATCAACAATCTGGAGAGCACCCTGCCATATTACTACAATTATAATTATTACGGATATCACTATAAACCATCCAAACATTGA
- a CDS encoding Polysaccharide deactylase family protein, PEP-CTERM locus subfamily, which produces MTTNILTVDLEDWFVVENLKGNIDYRKWDELPSRVVVNTDRLLNLFEKFDVRATFFVLGWIADRFPKLIETVAAGGHEIACHSYRHIMVKKVDQETFRSDTEMAIRVIRNACGLAPIGYRAPSWSIDSSTPWAFEILADLGFVYDSSLFPVKHDIYGDPGGPKEIFRMKLESGRNIFEIPASTLPLWGKNLPVCGGGYLRHSPLWYTAGIIRRLNRIGRPAVVYVHPWEVDNKLPRMKGLNLLQKYRQYGSINTMMRKLERLLLEFQFCRARDYIESLARKPIGFER; this is translated from the coding sequence ATGACTACCAATATTCTCACGGTCGATCTCGAAGATTGGTTTGTCGTTGAAAACCTCAAAGGCAACATCGACTATCGCAAATGGGACGAATTGCCGTCGCGCGTCGTGGTCAATACCGACCGGCTCCTTAATCTTTTCGAAAAATTCGATGTCCGGGCGACCTTCTTCGTTCTCGGATGGATTGCGGATCGTTTCCCCAAACTGATCGAAACCGTGGCCGCCGGAGGACACGAAATAGCGTGTCATAGTTACCGTCACATAATGGTGAAGAAGGTCGATCAGGAGACTTTCCGTTCCGATACCGAAATGGCGATTCGCGTCATCCGCAATGCCTGCGGCCTGGCGCCAATCGGCTATCGCGCCCCGAGTTGGTCCATTGATTCCTCCACGCCATGGGCATTTGAGATCCTGGCCGACCTTGGATTCGTCTATGATTCTTCGCTGTTTCCGGTGAAGCACGATATTTACGGCGACCCCGGGGGGCCGAAAGAAATATTCCGCATGAAACTGGAAAGCGGGCGGAATATTTTTGAGATTCCCGCCTCGACTCTGCCCTTATGGGGCAAAAATCTTCCTGTCTGCGGCGGCGGTTATCTCCGTCATTCCCCCCTCTGGTACACGGCCGGAATTATTCGCCGGCTCAACCGGATCGGCCGTCCCGCCGTAGTTTATGTACATCCGTGGGAAGTGGATAATAAACTGCCCCGAATGAAAGGTTTGAACCTCTTGCAGAAGTACCGCCAGTACGGTTCTATCAACACGATGATGCGCAAACTGGAACGGCTCCTGCTCGAATTTCAATTTTGCCGGGCCCGCGATTATATTGAGAGTCTGGCCCGCAAACCGATAGGATTTGAACGATGA
- a CDS encoding conserved hypothetical protein (Evidence 4 : Unknown function but conserved in other organisms): MSYRSKVAVLKTDSTRVVADYRRLLELIDYKSIISPEKETVIKLNLSWTKYFPACSSQPWQLEGVVRTLIEDKYRPDKLFPLENKTVVTNPVKGAKNNLWMPVLNRYGLNFTPLPDVEWIKYHFKEPLLRLNEIFPEGIEIPKMYVGKQIIHLPTVKTHGHAVTTGAIKNAFGGLLKEVRHYAHKYMHEVLVDLMIMQKELHPSILAVMDGTVCGDGAGPRTMTPRAKNYILASGDSVAIDAVAAKMMGFDPKQIPYIRMCHERGLGVGRIDEIEFLGENITDINFGFKTKKSFVIWGDQLLRKGALRSLEKIALHSPLVFWAPMASNIYHDWLWYPTVGKSIIRKFSGTEWGRLFEQYKSK, encoded by the coding sequence ATGAGTTATCGCAGTAAAGTCGCCGTTTTGAAAACCGATTCGACCCGGGTGGTGGCCGATTACCGCCGCCTTCTCGAACTGATCGACTATAAATCGATTATAAGCCCCGAAAAAGAGACTGTCATTAAACTTAATCTTTCCTGGACCAAGTATTTTCCGGCCTGCTCGTCGCAGCCGTGGCAACTGGAAGGTGTCGTCAGGACCCTGATAGAAGATAAATATCGCCCCGATAAATTATTCCCCCTTGAAAACAAGACCGTCGTCACCAATCCGGTCAAGGGCGCGAAGAATAACCTCTGGATGCCGGTCCTTAACCGCTACGGCTTAAACTTCACTCCGCTCCCGGACGTGGAATGGATCAAGTACCATTTCAAAGAACCGCTTTTGAGGTTGAATGAAATTTTCCCGGAGGGGATCGAAATACCCAAAATGTATGTCGGCAAGCAGATCATTCACCTGCCGACCGTCAAAACCCACGGCCACGCGGTAACAACCGGGGCGATAAAAAACGCTTTCGGGGGGCTCCTGAAAGAGGTGCGCCATTACGCCCATAAATATATGCACGAGGTTCTGGTCGACTTGATGATTATGCAGAAAGAACTTCATCCCTCGATTCTGGCCGTCATGGATGGTACCGTCTGCGGCGACGGGGCCGGGCCGCGCACCATGACACCCCGCGCCAAGAATTATATCCTGGCGTCGGGCGATTCGGTCGCTATCGATGCCGTAGCCGCCAAAATGATGGGGTTCGATCCGAAGCAGATACCGTACATCAGAATGTGCCACGAACGGGGGTTGGGGGTGGGACGAATCGATGAAATCGAATTTCTCGGCGAAAATATCACGGATATTAATTTCGGATTCAAGACGAAGAAATCGTTTGTGATCTGGGGTGACCAACTTCTGAGAAAAGGGGCGCTCCGCTCCCTGGAAAAAATCGCCCTTCATTCACCCCTGGTTTTCTGGGCCCCGATGGCGAGTAATATCTATCACGACTGGCTCTGGTATCCCACTGTGGGAAAATCGATAATCAGAAAATTCTCCGGGACCGAATGGGGCCGCCTGTTCGAGCAATATAAAAGTAAATAA
- a CDS encoding exported hypothetical protein (Evidence 5 : Unknown function) has translation MKRFLIALFLVALIFDLASARKKDLAGSVENATYVDDTYNVSMAIPDGWDCSVKKSKSPVRMILIKKQYDVPIQFQNAPNFTTIPKVVLYIDTTSLTVDQFVDSLLSDQYKSKQKNEVLSQFKSLYGNTLVKRRTKQSIGDITGVRIATQLRYTVEVPWAGSQSDRADVVTDFYGGSTFFAKDGNNIIMLQLVCEWRYFDVLEQDFVKMLDGLKFTSKK, from the coding sequence ATGAAAAGGTTTTTAATTGCATTGTTCCTGGTGGCGTTAATTTTCGATTTGGCATCAGCCAGGAAAAAGGATCTGGCCGGCTCAGTAGAAAATGCGACTTATGTCGATGATACCTATAATGTATCTATGGCGATTCCCGACGGCTGGGACTGCTCCGTAAAAAAGAGCAAGAGCCCGGTCCGCATGATACTGATTAAGAAGCAGTATGACGTCCCGATCCAGTTTCAGAACGCCCCCAATTTCACCACGATTCCCAAGGTCGTCTTATATATTGATACGACCAGCCTGACCGTGGACCAGTTCGTTGATTCCCTGCTGTCGGACCAGTACAAATCCAAGCAGAAAAACGAGGTTTTATCGCAATTCAAATCGCTTTACGGTAATACTCTGGTGAAAAGAAGAACCAAACAGTCGATCGGTGACATTACCGGGGTTAGGATAGCGACTCAATTGAGATATACGGTGGAAGTCCCCTGGGCCGGTTCGCAGTCGGATCGGGCCGATGTGGTGACCGATTTTTACGGCGGTTCCACCTTCTTCGCCAAGGACGGCAATAATATAATTATGCTCCAGTTAGTTTGTGAATGGCGATATTTTGACGTCCTTGAGCAGGATTTTGTTAAGATGTTGGACGGGTTGAAGTTTACCAGTAAGAAATAG
- a CDS encoding conserved hypothetical protein (Evidence 4 : Unknown function but conserved in other organisms) has product MWVFRSILILIIIVIIIGFAVYNSGPSQTVDIDLIWAKRFAVPVITVVFWSFILGSLVSLLLFISVYLKQSDQLREANKSIKGLISEVTLLRNRPIEEAKDLLKKPGGTQE; this is encoded by the coding sequence ATGTGGGTCTTCAGGTCGATCCTGATTCTGATAATAATCGTTATTATTATCGGATTTGCTGTTTATAACAGCGGACCGAGCCAAACCGTTGATATTGATTTGATCTGGGCCAAGCGCTTTGCCGTGCCGGTCATTACGGTAGTTTTCTGGTCCTTCATCCTCGGCTCCCTGGTTTCCCTCCTTCTCTTCATATCCGTTTACCTCAAGCAGTCGGATCAATTGCGGGAAGCCAATAAATCTATCAAGGGTCTGATTTCGGAGGTGACGCTTCTGCGCAATCGGCCGATCGAAGAGGCCAAGGATCTTCTGAAAAAACCTGGCGGGACACAGGAGTAG
- a CDS encoding putative Tetratricopeptide repeat protein (Evidence 3 : Putative function from multiple computational evidences), which produces MESIVVIFLLALISLIFIYIYYDRIKKEKKVKDPTTYIEALKSLLDGQEETAFAGFREVVAEDSTNVDAYVRIGDILRKYGKPDKALQVHKDLTLRHGLSSGEKSTILRSLADDFFALGDMASAMAAIKELISIDGNNKWATERMLDVYAQTGDWDAAFEMKEKLTKIEGGKGKKELAFYKFFQGEKLTAQKEYHKARLHFKEAIGIDPACVPAYIYIGDSYLSENREEDAVEFWQKLIKVMPDASKYVLGRLKKALFDLGRFGEISSICTEILEVSPKNLEARMTLAEYHYKKGEYSIASEHLSQAAEDHPDSYLPILDLAKLYLTIGDKRHLGELINKLEDRRELIENQYHCDRCGYKSKTKKWFCPSCKAIDSFVV; this is translated from the coding sequence ATGGAAAGTATTGTTGTCATTTTCTTATTGGCTCTTATTTCGCTGATTTTCATCTATATCTATTATGACCGCATAAAAAAGGAAAAGAAAGTCAAGGATCCGACCACCTACATTGAGGCCCTCAAATCGCTTCTCGACGGGCAGGAAGAAACCGCGTTCGCCGGGTTCCGCGAGGTTGTCGCCGAAGACAGCACTAATGTCGACGCCTACGTCCGTATCGGGGATATCCTGCGCAAGTATGGCAAGCCGGACAAGGCCCTGCAAGTGCACAAGGATCTGACTCTCCGTCACGGACTTTCATCCGGGGAAAAATCGACCATTCTGCGCTCCCTGGCGGATGATTTCTTTGCCCTCGGGGATATGGCTTCGGCCATGGCGGCCATCAAAGAGTTGATATCGATTGACGGCAATAATAAATGGGCGACCGAAAGAATGCTTGATGTCTATGCCCAGACCGGCGACTGGGACGCGGCCTTTGAAATGAAAGAGAAATTGACCAAGATAGAAGGCGGTAAAGGGAAGAAGGAACTGGCCTTTTACAAATTTTTCCAGGGCGAGAAACTGACCGCTCAGAAAGAATATCACAAGGCCCGTTTGCATTTCAAAGAGGCGATCGGCATCGATCCCGCCTGTGTCCCGGCCTATATCTATATCGGGGATTCTTATCTTTCGGAAAACCGGGAAGAGGATGCGGTCGAATTCTGGCAGAAATTGATCAAGGTTATGCCCGATGCCTCCAAGTACGTTCTGGGCCGCCTGAAAAAGGCCCTGTTTGATCTGGGGCGGTTCGGTGAAATATCGTCGATCTGCACGGAAATACTCGAGGTCTCGCCCAAGAATCTGGAAGCGCGGATGACCCTGGCCGAGTATCACTACAAGAAAGGGGAATATTCGATCGCGTCCGAACATCTCAGCCAGGCCGCCGAGGATCATCCCGATTCCTATCTTCCCATCCTGGATCTGGCCAAACTTTATCTGACCATCGGCGACAAGCGTCATCTCGGAGAGTTAATCAATAAACTGGAAGATCGCCGCGAGTTGATTGAAAATCAATATCATTGCGATCGCTGCGGCTACAAATCGAAAACCAAAAAATGGTTCTGTCCTTCATGCAAGGCGATTGATAGTTTTGTAGTTTGA